A single genomic interval of Oceanithermus profundus DSM 14977 harbors:
- a CDS encoding ferritin-like domain-containing protein, translating into MTTKQELIDGLNQDLAHEYQAVIAYTVYAAEVAGPFRPALRDFFLAEAADELKHAQVLADKISALGGVPTAEPAPVAKATTPRAMLEAVLAAETETIERYTRRMAQAEEAGELALVAQLHDMIVDETHHKEEVAKLLEGFPE; encoded by the coding sequence ATGACCACGAAGCAAGAACTTATCGACGGACTCAACCAGGACCTGGCCCACGAGTACCAAGCCGTGATCGCCTACACGGTCTACGCCGCCGAGGTGGCGGGCCCCTTCCGCCCCGCGCTGCGCGACTTCTTCCTCGCGGAGGCGGCCGACGAGTTGAAGCACGCCCAGGTGCTGGCCGACAAGATCTCGGCCCTTGGCGGGGTGCCCACGGCCGAGCCGGCCCCGGTGGCCAAGGCCACGACCCCGCGCGCGATGCTGGAGGCGGTGCTCGCCGCCGAGACCGAGACGATCGAGCGCTACACCCGCCGCATGGCCCAGGCTGAGGAGGCCGGGGAGCTGGCCCTGGTGGCGCAGCTGCACGACATGATCGTGGACGAGACCCACCACAAGGAAGAGGTCGCCAAGCTGCTCGAGGGCTT
- a CDS encoding AAA family ATPase, protein MSQPGEVRLLGPPEVRVGGGWLPLAGRRRAAILAYLAVEGPSERTLLAEMLWGTEHAMRNLRVELHRLEQRFPGLVVRRGSLLELGVDADVRAFEEALERADFARALDLYRGRLLEGAAAGVPPAFEDWLLIVRERFEERYVDALVAQAERLAGRDPRAALALQRRVLERDPLREASCRAIMRLYAQLGEVRKALEFYEGYADFLDRELQLPPVQATRRLAEELRTGKAQVRRWKRTPLAGREHELERMERAWREGRHVILLGEPGIGKTRLLHEFARALGRRPLLLRGRPEDHAVPLATVARGLRVVLEQREPLPDWARRELARVLPELGEPPSAPSPQRFLAAIGELLAPFDDADWFWGVDDLQFFDEGSLELLMQLRSLGLTRPLAVAYRSGTLSPRAQTWIQSLVERQGAELVELEPLPPDAVARMFGDGAKPEDAWVRALHRFTGGNPFFIVQLSESWRARGEPPEGASPALSDRLHALLRQRIGAVPARARSLLRLAAVAGEAYSPQLAGAVMGLAPLEVAEAADVLEYQGLFRRGRLAHDLVREATLRDLDPETVRALHAQVAEQIKDRAAPGLVAAHYERAGMPERAVPLRLKAAAGAIRGFAYLEAFEQFHRAFELSQGEARARLIAQTLITRYRIGVATGDWPRLERELDLTEAAARELGDAYTLKNVQVGRVDLNFRRLDLDRAVRLGRQLLAEGGLTPDQEAMATYALAQALLFRDPDTHPEVARLCRRALELTDEDWYMWGWPFTTLALCCIKGGGLEEAEGWCAKAEAHFAAADDLAGLATVQRTRALVAWWRGDAEAAAAAAERALELARKADFRTIVFMALDTAVGLYRALGDEARVRALTAEAERRGFRLERGDLWRLRLEPPLRPETLL, encoded by the coding sequence GTGAGCCAACCGGGCGAAGTGCGCTTGCTGGGGCCGCCGGAGGTGCGTGTGGGCGGCGGCTGGCTGCCCCTGGCGGGGCGCCGGCGCGCCGCGATTCTGGCCTACCTGGCGGTCGAGGGCCCCAGCGAGCGAACCCTACTGGCCGAGATGTTGTGGGGAACCGAGCACGCCATGCGCAACCTGCGCGTGGAGCTGCACCGGCTCGAGCAGCGGTTCCCGGGGCTGGTCGTGCGCCGCGGCTCGCTGCTCGAGCTGGGGGTCGACGCCGACGTTCGCGCCTTCGAAGAGGCCCTCGAGCGCGCCGACTTCGCCCGGGCGCTCGACCTCTACCGCGGCCGCCTGCTCGAGGGGGCGGCCGCCGGGGTGCCGCCGGCGTTCGAAGACTGGCTGCTGATCGTGCGCGAGCGCTTTGAGGAACGCTACGTCGACGCCCTGGTGGCGCAGGCCGAGCGGCTGGCGGGCCGCGACCCGCGCGCGGCACTGGCCCTGCAGCGCAGGGTGCTCGAGCGCGACCCCCTGCGCGAGGCTTCCTGCCGGGCGATCATGCGCCTCTACGCCCAGCTGGGGGAGGTGCGCAAGGCGCTGGAGTTCTACGAGGGGTACGCCGACTTTCTGGACCGGGAGCTGCAGCTGCCCCCGGTGCAGGCGACGCGCCGCCTCGCCGAGGAGCTGCGCACCGGCAAGGCCCAGGTGCGCCGCTGGAAGCGCACTCCGCTGGCCGGCCGCGAGCACGAGCTCGAGCGCATGGAACGGGCGTGGCGCGAGGGGCGGCACGTGATCCTGCTGGGCGAGCCGGGGATCGGCAAGACCCGCCTCCTGCACGAGTTCGCCCGCGCCCTGGGGCGGCGGCCGCTGCTCCTGCGGGGCCGGCCCGAGGACCACGCGGTCCCGCTGGCCACGGTCGCGCGCGGCCTGCGCGTGGTGCTGGAGCAGCGCGAGCCGCTGCCGGACTGGGCGCGGCGGGAGCTGGCGCGGGTGCTGCCCGAACTGGGCGAGCCGCCTTCCGCCCCCTCGCCGCAGCGCTTCCTGGCCGCGATCGGCGAGCTGCTCGCCCCATTCGACGACGCGGACTGGTTCTGGGGGGTCGACGACCTGCAGTTCTTCGACGAGGGCAGCCTGGAGCTGCTGATGCAGCTGCGCTCGCTGGGGCTCACGCGCCCCCTGGCCGTGGCCTACCGCAGCGGCACCCTGAGCCCCCGGGCGCAGACCTGGATCCAGTCGCTGGTGGAGCGGCAGGGGGCGGAGCTCGTTGAGCTCGAGCCCCTGCCGCCGGACGCGGTCGCCCGCATGTTCGGCGACGGCGCGAAGCCCGAGGACGCCTGGGTGCGTGCGCTGCACCGCTTCACCGGCGGCAACCCCTTCTTCATCGTGCAGCTCTCGGAGTCGTGGCGGGCCCGGGGGGAGCCCCCCGAGGGGGCCAGCCCCGCACTGAGCGACCGCCTGCACGCGTTGCTGCGGCAGCGCATCGGCGCCGTTCCGGCGCGTGCGCGCAGCCTCCTGCGGCTGGCGGCGGTGGCGGGGGAGGCCTACTCGCCGCAGCTCGCGGGCGCGGTGATGGGGCTGGCGCCGCTGGAAGTGGCCGAGGCGGCCGACGTCCTCGAATACCAGGGGCTGTTCCGCCGGGGCCGGCTCGCCCACGACCTGGTGCGCGAGGCCACCCTGCGCGACCTCGACCCCGAGACGGTCCGGGCGCTGCACGCTCAGGTGGCCGAGCAGATCAAGGACCGGGCCGCCCCCGGCCTGGTGGCGGCCCACTACGAGCGGGCGGGGATGCCCGAGCGCGCGGTGCCGCTGCGCCTCAAGGCGGCCGCGGGGGCGATCCGCGGTTTCGCCTACCTGGAGGCCTTCGAGCAGTTCCACCGCGCCTTCGAGTTGTCGCAGGGGGAGGCGCGCGCCCGCCTGATCGCCCAGACGCTGATCACCCGCTACCGCATCGGCGTGGCCACCGGCGACTGGCCGCGGCTGGAGCGCGAACTCGACCTGACGGAGGCGGCGGCGCGCGAGCTGGGCGACGCCTACACCCTCAAGAACGTGCAGGTCGGACGGGTGGACCTCAACTTCCGCCGGCTCGACCTCGACCGGGCGGTGCGGCTGGGCCGGCAGCTGCTCGCGGAGGGCGGCCTGACGCCGGACCAGGAGGCGATGGCGACCTACGCGCTGGCCCAGGCCCTCCTCTTCCGCGATCCCGACACCCATCCCGAGGTGGCCCGCCTTTGCCGCCGCGCCCTCGAGCTTACCGACGAGGACTGGTACATGTGGGGCTGGCCGTTCACCACCCTGGCCCTGTGCTGCATCAAGGGGGGCGGGCTCGAGGAGGCGGAGGGCTGGTGCGCCAAGGCCGAGGCCCATTTCGCGGCCGCGGACGACCTCGCCGGGCTGGCCACGGTGCAACGCACCCGCGCCCTGGTCGCCTGGTGGCGGGGCGACGCCGAAGCGGCCGCCGCGGCCGCCGAACGGGCGCTGGAGCTGGCGCGCAAGGCGGACTTCCGCACCATCGTCTTCATGGCCCTCGACACCGCCGTGGGCCTCTACCGCGCGCTCGGCGACGAGGCGCGGGTGCGCGCGCTGACCGCCGAGGCCGAGCGGCGGGGGTTCCGCCTCGAGCGCGGCGATCTGTGGCGCCTGCGGCTCGAGCCCCCGCTCCGACCTGAAACGCTGCTGTAA
- a CDS encoding MATE family efflux transporter produces the protein MRLGQLDREIVRLALPALGALAVEPLVSMTDTAFVGRLGAEPLAALGITTALLALFFVVFNFLSYATTPRVARSLGAAGREAAMEQAGHALWLALVLGLAATAVLELLAPWLVQLMGAEGAVEPLALGYLRLRALAGLAILWLMAAHGIYRGLQDTRTPFWVTFWVNAANVVLDYLFIFPLGMGLMGAALASVLAQSAGAVWFYLNLRRLGAVRPWPGPAPLLPFLKVGGEMLVRTLSLVGAITLAAAVAARVGTVAVAAHQVAWQIWLFLAMSVDALAIAAQALVARFRGEDPARVRAVADRLLAWGLAVGVLIAALLALGRPWIPRIFTDDAEVLSAVGAIWVLLWAPQPLNALVFVWDGIFMAAERFRFLAAAMLLAAGAGAVEMLLVVPLGWGLAGVWWGMILINAVRAATLAWGYWRTRMV, from the coding sequence ATGCGGCTGGGGCAGCTCGACCGCGAGATCGTCCGGCTGGCGCTGCCGGCGCTGGGGGCGCTGGCGGTCGAACCGCTGGTGAGCATGACGGACACCGCCTTCGTGGGGCGGCTGGGGGCCGAGCCGCTGGCGGCGCTGGGCATTACCACCGCGCTGCTGGCGCTCTTCTTCGTCGTCTTCAACTTCCTCTCCTACGCCACCACCCCGCGGGTGGCGCGCTCGCTGGGCGCGGCCGGGCGCGAGGCGGCGATGGAGCAGGCGGGGCACGCGTTGTGGCTGGCGCTGGTGCTGGGGCTCGCGGCCACGGCGGTGCTCGAGCTGCTGGCCCCCTGGCTGGTGCAGCTGATGGGGGCGGAGGGCGCGGTCGAGCCGCTGGCGCTCGGCTACCTGCGGCTCAGGGCGCTCGCGGGGCTCGCGATCCTGTGGCTGATGGCCGCCCACGGCATCTACCGCGGCCTCCAGGACACCCGCACCCCCTTCTGGGTCACCTTCTGGGTCAACGCCGCCAACGTGGTCCTCGACTACCTCTTCATCTTTCCGCTGGGGATGGGCCTCATGGGCGCGGCGCTGGCCAGCGTGCTGGCCCAGAGCGCCGGCGCGGTCTGGTTTTACCTGAACCTGCGCCGCCTGGGGGCGGTGCGGCCCTGGCCGGGCCCGGCTCCGCTACTGCCCTTCCTGAAGGTGGGCGGCGAGATGCTGGTGCGCACCCTCAGCCTGGTGGGGGCGATCACCCTGGCGGCGGCGGTGGCCGCGCGCGTGGGCACGGTGGCCGTGGCGGCGCACCAGGTGGCCTGGCAGATCTGGCTCTTCCTCGCCATGTCGGTGGACGCACTGGCCATCGCCGCCCAAGCGCTGGTGGCGCGCTTTCGCGGCGAGGACCCGGCGCGGGTGCGCGCCGTGGCCGACCGCCTGCTCGCCTGGGGGCTGGCGGTGGGCGTGCTGATCGCGGCGCTGCTGGCGCTGGGCCGCCCCTGGATCCCGCGCATCTTCACCGACGACGCCGAGGTGCTGTCCGCGGTGGGGGCGATCTGGGTGCTGCTCTGGGCGCCCCAGCCCCTCAACGCCCTGGTCTTCGTCTGGGACGGCATCTTCATGGCCGCCGAGCGCTTTCGCTTCCTCGCCGCGGCGATGCTGCTGGCCGCGGGCGCGGGCGCGGTGGAGATGCTGCTCGTCGTGCCCTTGGGGTGGGGGCTCGCGGGCGTGTGGTGGGGGATGATCCTGATCAACGCGGTGCGCGCGGCCACGCTGGCCTGGGGGTACTGGCGCACGCGGATGGTGTGA
- the ispE gene encoding 4-(cytidine 5'-diphospho)-2-C-methyl-D-erythritol kinase — protein sequence MEGVVEHACAKLNLGLAVRGRRADGYHELHTLFATVDVCDEVRLAPRAEGVRLRVAGEVAVPEGPENMAWRAAAAYLEAAGVPGGVEIELAKRVPAGAGLGGGSADAAAVLRGLGKVYPAGVDLAALARGLGADVPFLLRGGLAEARGVGEELRFLEPVEAHFVLVKPPFEVPTAAAYAALEPGDFGPELDVSGILGALCRGTPPPWRNDLERAVFFAYPPLADLKRLLEEHGLGGVLMSGSGSTLFAPVESREMAGRYADALARRYPGFWVRAASLVGGEGV from the coding sequence GTGGAGGGGGTCGTCGAGCACGCTTGCGCCAAGCTGAACCTGGGCCTCGCGGTGCGCGGCCGCCGCGCAGACGGCTACCACGAGCTGCACACGCTGTTCGCCACGGTGGACGTCTGCGACGAGGTGCGCCTCGCGCCCCGGGCGGAGGGCGTGCGCCTGCGGGTGGCCGGCGAGGTGGCCGTGCCCGAGGGGCCGGAGAACATGGCCTGGCGGGCGGCCGCGGCCTACCTGGAGGCCGCGGGCGTGCCGGGCGGCGTGGAGATCGAGCTGGCGAAGCGCGTGCCCGCGGGCGCGGGGCTCGGCGGCGGCTCGGCCGACGCCGCGGCGGTGCTGCGGGGGCTCGGGAAGGTGTATCCGGCCGGGGTGGACCTGGCCGCGCTGGCGCGCGGGCTGGGGGCCGACGTGCCCTTCCTGCTGCGCGGCGGGCTGGCCGAGGCGCGGGGGGTGGGCGAGGAGTTGCGCTTCCTGGAGCCCGTGGAGGCCCACTTCGTGCTGGTCAAGCCGCCCTTCGAGGTGCCCACGGCCGCGGCCTACGCGGCGCTCGAGCCGGGCGATTTCGGCCCCGAGCTGGACGTCTCCGGCATCCTTGGGGCCCTGTGCCGGGGGACGCCGCCGCCCTGGCGCAACGACCTGGAGCGGGCGGTCTTCTTCGCCTACCCGCCGCTCGCCGACCTGAAGCGGCTGCTCGAGGAACACGGGCTCGGAGGCGTGCTGATGAGCGGCAGCGGAAGCACCCTCTTCGCCCCGGTGGAAAGCCGGGAAATGGCCGGGCGGTACGCGGACGCGCTGGCGCGGCGCTATCCCGGGTTCTGGGTGCGGGCGGCGTCGCTGGTGGGCGGGGAGGGGGTTTGA
- a CDS encoding nitroreductase family protein → MPARFQPLAYTPPEPDEMLRRARAFYEQMRTRRSVRDFSDRPVPREVIELALRTAASAPSGANQQPWFFTAVSDPQTKRRIRLAAEAEERRFYRERAPKAWLEALDHLGTGPEKPFLETAPWLIAVFAQSYGLDEKGNKVKHYYVQESVGLAAGLLVAALHTAGLATLTHTPSPMNFLREILDRPENERPVMLVVTGYPADGARVPVLSRKAFDETARFV, encoded by the coding sequence ATGCCCGCCCGTTTCCAGCCGCTGGCCTACACCCCGCCCGAACCGGACGAGATGCTGCGCCGCGCCCGCGCCTTCTACGAGCAGATGCGCACCCGGCGCAGCGTGCGCGACTTTTCGGACCGGCCCGTACCGCGCGAGGTCATCGAGCTGGCGCTGCGCACCGCCGCCAGCGCCCCCAGCGGCGCCAACCAGCAGCCCTGGTTCTTTACGGCCGTCTCCGACCCCCAGACCAAGCGCCGCATCCGCCTCGCCGCCGAGGCAGAAGAGCGCCGGTTTTACCGGGAACGCGCCCCAAAGGCGTGGCTCGAAGCCCTCGACCACCTGGGCACCGGCCCCGAGAAGCCCTTCCTGGAAACCGCCCCCTGGCTGATCGCCGTCTTCGCCCAGAGCTACGGCCTGGACGAAAAAGGCAACAAGGTCAAGCACTACTACGTTCAGGAATCGGTCGGCCTCGCCGCCGGCCTGCTCGTCGCCGCGCTGCACACCGCCGGCCTGGCCACGCTCACCCACACCCCCAGCCCCATGAACTTCCTGCGCGAGATCCTGGACCGGCCCGAAAACGAACGCCCGGTCATGCTCGTCGTCACCGGCTACCCCGCGGACGGGGCCCGGGTGCCCGTCCTCAGCAGGAAGGCCTTCGATGAAACCGCCCGCTTCGTCTGA